Part of the Stigmatella erecta genome is shown below.
CCACCGCCGGATGAAGCTCAGCAAGGGCAAGGTCGAGGGTGACCGGCTGGTGTGCCCCTACCACGGCTGGAGCATCGACCGGGCCGGCGAGGTGAAGGCGCCCATCCACAACAACGAGCCCATGCGCTCGTGCGCCACCCACTACATGGCCGCCGAGCAGCACGGCGCCATCTGGCTCAAGAACGCGGGCGCGGACACCCCCCTGCCGCAGCTCCACAAGCCCGACCACCACTGCGCCTTCGTCATGCGCCACCGCATGGAGGCCCCCCTGGAGGTGGTGCTCGACAACTTCGTCGAGCTGGACCACAGCGTCACCACCCACCTCATCTTCGGCTACCAGAACGTGACCCAGGCCTCCGCCGAAGTCGAAGTGGACGGCGACGTCATGCGCGTCAACCACCGCGGCCCCCAGAAGCAGGTCTCCCTGCCCCTGAAGCTCATGTTCGGCGTGAAGGAGGGCGACTGGGTGCAGGTGCCCACCGAGATGCGCTTCAGCCCCGTGAGCATGATCTCCGAGCAGCTCTGGACCAACGACAAGGAGCCCGGCAAGGTCCGCTCCCCCGGCACCCAGATGGTCATCTACTTCACCCCGGTGACCGACGACGTCACCGACGTGCTGACCTTCACCTTCGTCTCGCCCAAGCTCCACACGATGATGAAGCGCATGCCCTTCCTGGGCCGGAAGGTGCTCTACACGCTCGTCGACTACGAGACCAAGCTCGACCAGGAGATGCTCGCGAACCTGGCGGACAAGGACCCGAACCTGCGCGGCATGAAGCTGGGCCGCCTGGACAAGCCCCTGGGCCAGGTCCGCACCCTGGTCAACCGCATCTACCGCGGCCAGCCCCAGCCGGTCCGCGTCGCCGAATCCGCCTGAGGTCCGGCCTGACCCATGCCCCTGTTCCCTCTGGGAATGGGGGTGTGACGAGCTGCGGCAACCCCCCACTTCCCTGTTAGCCGCCAAAAGTGCATTATTCCACTTAGAGGCGATTCCGCTGACAGCTCGCGACGAGGGTTGTGGATGAAGGCTGCAGATCTACCGCTGTACTACAACGCCGTGGACATCCTGGAGCGCAACCTCGCCACGCGCCCAGACAAGACGGCGCTCTTCACGCCGGAGCGGGAGCTGACGTTCCGGCAGGTCTCGGACGAGGCCAACCAGGTGGGCAACGCGCTCAAGGGGTTGGGGGTCCGCTTCGGCGAGTGCGTGGGCATCCTCACGCTCGACAGCGCCGAGTGGGTCACGTCCTTCTTCGGCACGGTGAAGATCGGCGCCATCGCGGTGGGCATCAACACGCTGCTCAAGGCGCCCGAGTATGAGTACATCCTGCGCGACTGCCGGGCGCGCGTGCTCATCATCCACCAGGAGTTCCTCCCGCTCATCGAGTCGGTCCGGGGCAACCTGCCCGCCCTGGAGCACCTCGTCGTCATCGGCGAGGGGCCGCACGAGGGCCACCTCTCGTTCCACGCGTGGCGGAGCGCCCAGTCCACCGCGCTGGAGGCGGCGCAGAGCCACCGCGAGGACATCTGCTCACTGAACTACTCCAGCGGCACCACGGGCGGGCCGAAGGGCATTCCGCACGCGCACAAGGACTACCCGCTCACCGCGCAGCTCTGGGGCGTGAACGTGCTGGGGCTGCGCGAGAGCGACCGCACCTTCGCGCTGGCCAAGCTGTTCTTCACCTTCGGCACGGGCGGCAACCTCATCTTCCCGTGGTACGTGGGCGCCAGCTGCGTGCTCTTCCCGGGCGCCGCGCGCGTGGCGGCGAACGTGCTGGGCACCATCGCCCGCTTCAAGCCCACCATCTTCTACAACGCCCCCACCGGCTACGCGGCGGCGCTGGCGATGAAGGACTTCTCCCAGTACGACCTGTCGTCCCTGCGGCTGTGCGTGTCGGCCAGCGAGGCCCTGCCCGCGGCGCTCTGGTACGCGTGGAAGGAGGCCACGGGGCTGGACATCATCGACGGGATTGGCTGCACGGAGAACTTCCACATCTTCATCTCGAACCGGCCCGGGGACATCCGCCCCGGCAGCAGCGGCAAGCCCGTCGAGGGCTACGAGCTCAAGCTCGTCGACGACGAGGGCAAGACGGTGCAGGCCGGAGAGATCGGCAACGTGCTGCTGCGCAGCGAGACGGCGGCGCTCTCGTACTGGCACAACTTCGAGAAGAGCCGGCAGACCTTCCAGGGCGAGTGGCTCGCCACGGGGGACAAGTACTTCATCGACGCGGACGGGTACTACTGGCACGCGGGCCGCTCGGACGACATGCTGAAGGTGGGCGGCATCTGGGTCTCCCCGGTGGAAGTGGAGAGCACCCTCATCCAGCACCCGGCCGTCCAGGAGTGCGCCGTCATCGGGTGCCCGGACCAGAGCCGGCTCATCAAGCCCAAGGCGTTCGTCATCCTCAAGCCGGACCAGCTGCCCTCCGAGGCGCTGATCCACCAGCTCACCGAGCACTGCACGGAGAAGATGGCGGCCTACAAGCGCCCGCGCTGGATCGAATTCGTCACCGAGCTGCCGAAGACGGCCACGGGGAAGATTCAGCGTTTCAAGCTGCGCAGCGCCGCGTAGCCTGGGGGCCATGTCCCTGCATGTCACGGCCCGTGGTGAGGGCGAGCCCGCCGTTCTTCTCCACAGTGGAGGAATGTCGGGCCGCCAGTGGCGCAAGCTCGGCGAGGCCCTCGCCCCCACCCACCGGGTGCTCGCCCCGGACTTCCTCGGCTCGGGCGAGAACCCGCCCTGGCCCCCGGACCGGCCCTTTCACTTCCACCAGGACGTCGAGGCCCTGAGCGAGGTGCTCCTGGGCCTCGCGGAGCCATTCCACCTCGTGGGCCACTCCTACGGGGGCCTCCTCGCGCTGGAGCTGGCGCGGAGGTACCCCGCCCAGATCCGTTCGCTCGCCGTGTATGATCCGGTGGCCTTCGGGGTGCTCCACAGCACGCAGGATGCCGAGGGCCTCGGCAACCTCTCCCTCGCCTCGGCCCACCCCCTCTTCACCGATATGGAGCGGGGCGGCTCCGAGGCCTGGCTCGAGGTGTTCATCGACTACTGGAACGGGCCCGGGAGCTGGCGCGCCCTGGCCCCGGCGGCCCGGGAGGCGTTCTTGCGCGTGGGCCGCAAGGTCTACTTCGAGGTGAGCACCCTGCTGGCGGACCGGACGCCGCTCGAGGCCTACACCGCCATCACCGCGCCCTCCCTGCTCCTCTTTGGCGAGCACACGCCCGCGGCCGCGCGCCGCGTCGTCACCTTGCTCGGGGGCACGATTCCCCACGCCACGGTCCAGCCCATCGCCGCCGCGGGCCACATGGGCCCCCTCACCCACGGGGGGGCGGTGAACGCGGAGATCACCCGGCACATTCTCGCCGCCTCCGCGCCCCGGAGCCCGTAATGGCCATGCCGCACACCATTCAGTGGGGAATCCTCGGAACCGGCAACATCGCCCGCCAGTTCGCCGAAGCGCTGCGCCTGCTCCCGGATGCCGGACTGCGCGCCGTGGGCTCCCGCAGCCGCGGCAGCGCGGACGCGTTCGCCCGCGCGCACGGGGTTGCCCGCGCGTACGGCAGCTACGAGGACCTGGCGAAGGACCCCGAGGTGGAGGTGGTCTACATCGCCACGCCCCATCACCTGCACAAGGACAACAGCCTGCTCTGCCTGGAGCACGGCAAGGCCGTGCTGTGCGAGAAGCCCTTCACGCTCGATGCCCAGGAAGGCGCCCTCATCGCCGCCAAGGCCCGGGAGAAGGGCCTCTTCTGCATGGAGGCGATGTGGAACCGGTTCGTCCCCATCATGCGCGAGCTGGACGCGCGGCTGGCCGCGGGGGCCATCGGGGATGTGCGGATGCTCAACGCGAGCCTGGGCCTGCCGTTCGCGTTCAACCCCCAGCACCGGGTCTTCGCCCCCGCCATGGGCGGCGGCGCGCTGCTGGACCTGGGCGTGTACCCCGTCTCGTTCGCCCTCCGGCTGTTCGGAAGGCCCACGCGCATCACCAGCCATGCGGTGCTGGGAGAAACAGGCGTGGACGAGCAGGTCTCCATCCTCCTGGACTTCCCGGAGGGACGGCAGGCCACGCTCGGCGCCAGCGTGCGCAACCGCCTGCAGAACGATGCGGCCGTCCTGGGCACGCGCGGCATGCTCCACTTGCACGAGCCCCTCAACTGTCCCGAGACGCTCACGCACGTGCCCACGCGGGCCATTGGCGGGGCGGACACCCCGCTCCAGCCTCCCCACACCCTCACGCGCAAGGTGCTGGGCAACGGCTACGCCCACGAGGCCGTGGAGGTGATGCGGTGCATGCGCGAGGGGCTCCTGGAGAGCCCGCTCATGACGCTCCAGGAGACGCTGCTCATCATGGAGACGATGGACGCCATCCAGGCGGCGTGGCGGCTCAGTGCGCGGACCGGATGCCCCAGCGCCGGAGCCGCTCCAGGAGCGGGTTGACCAGCGGCCCTCCCCGGAGCTGCAGCCACCAGCGGACGGGCCAGAGCCCGGTCAGGACGACGGGCAACCAGCTCGGCACGCCGAGCCAGGTTGACGAGGCCAG
Proteins encoded:
- a CDS encoding Rieske 2Fe-2S domain-containing protein, which encodes MKELDFWHPVIQSQDLKDKPLAVTVLGKNIALFRTADGKVGALEDRCPHRRMKLSKGKVEGDRLVCPYHGWSIDRAGEVKAPIHNNEPMRSCATHYMAAEQHGAIWLKNAGADTPLPQLHKPDHHCAFVMRHRMEAPLEVVLDNFVELDHSVTTHLIFGYQNVTQASAEVEVDGDVMRVNHRGPQKQVSLPLKLMFGVKEGDWVQVPTEMRFSPVSMISEQLWTNDKEPGKVRSPGTQMVIYFTPVTDDVTDVLTFTFVSPKLHTMMKRMPFLGRKVLYTLVDYETKLDQEMLANLADKDPNLRGMKLGRLDKPLGQVRTLVNRIYRGQPQPVRVAESA
- a CDS encoding benzoate-CoA ligase family protein yields the protein MKAADLPLYYNAVDILERNLATRPDKTALFTPERELTFRQVSDEANQVGNALKGLGVRFGECVGILTLDSAEWVTSFFGTVKIGAIAVGINTLLKAPEYEYILRDCRARVLIIHQEFLPLIESVRGNLPALEHLVVIGEGPHEGHLSFHAWRSAQSTALEAAQSHREDICSLNYSSGTTGGPKGIPHAHKDYPLTAQLWGVNVLGLRESDRTFALAKLFFTFGTGGNLIFPWYVGASCVLFPGAARVAANVLGTIARFKPTIFYNAPTGYAAALAMKDFSQYDLSSLRLCVSASEALPAALWYAWKEATGLDIIDGIGCTENFHIFISNRPGDIRPGSSGKPVEGYELKLVDDEGKTVQAGEIGNVLLRSETAALSYWHNFEKSRQTFQGEWLATGDKYFIDADGYYWHAGRSDDMLKVGGIWVSPVEVESTLIQHPAVQECAVIGCPDQSRLIKPKAFVILKPDQLPSEALIHQLTEHCTEKMAAYKRPRWIEFVTELPKTATGKIQRFKLRSAA
- a CDS encoding alpha/beta fold hydrolase, whose amino-acid sequence is MSLHVTARGEGEPAVLLHSGGMSGRQWRKLGEALAPTHRVLAPDFLGSGENPPWPPDRPFHFHQDVEALSEVLLGLAEPFHLVGHSYGGLLALELARRYPAQIRSLAVYDPVAFGVLHSTQDAEGLGNLSLASAHPLFTDMERGGSEAWLEVFIDYWNGPGSWRALAPAAREAFLRVGRKVYFEVSTLLADRTPLEAYTAITAPSLLLFGEHTPAAARRVVTLLGGTIPHATVQPIAAAGHMGPLTHGGAVNAEITRHILAASAPRSP
- a CDS encoding Gfo/Idh/MocA family protein, with protein sequence MPHTIQWGILGTGNIARQFAEALRLLPDAGLRAVGSRSRGSADAFARAHGVARAYGSYEDLAKDPEVEVVYIATPHHLHKDNSLLCLEHGKAVLCEKPFTLDAQEGALIAAKAREKGLFCMEAMWNRFVPIMRELDARLAAGAIGDVRMLNASLGLPFAFNPQHRVFAPAMGGGALLDLGVYPVSFALRLFGRPTRITSHAVLGETGVDEQVSILLDFPEGRQATLGASVRNRLQNDAAVLGTRGMLHLHEPLNCPETLTHVPTRAIGGADTPLQPPHTLTRKVLGNGYAHEAVEVMRCMREGLLESPLMTLQETLLIMETMDAIQAAWRLSARTGCPSAGAAPGAG